One Drosophila subobscura isolate 14011-0131.10 chromosome U, UCBerk_Dsub_1.0, whole genome shotgun sequence DNA window includes the following coding sequences:
- the LOC117902400 gene encoding protein bark beetle isoform X1, which produces MKLQRYKTTFKCHKSENQQKHCLPPTAPQWGNIRLLPLAALLLLLLPLSSCQVGRAQQPQPQQGLPPVADMDVELLQENDIEFASLDGATQLLPATRHSADATMTPPPPQLSTTAPLTSSYTELQGGEILSERTLRRSESPYLARDDLEVMRGARLTIEPGVTIEFAPTKGLKVRGVLQAVGTPTARIVLKSQSNTANYKMELPDDQEKGIRLVDGPTPVEGRLQLYHKGAWRSVCSNSRNWTLADYGVACKQLGYRGGRFWNWVERTPGYYPRLLYEQPKCRGGENQLVDCAWTSRQMGAGACDYHNDLGIQCQPVHAEPLGHWRGIYFDNAPSTKALGRDNTVYAARSESRLKYVDIIRAGSGEGFSAKSAVEVQGLPPQMEHVVISHSAYTGFNSTLPWAGFQLQNVTVRKCNGIGVFVNSSQGMVQLDGCSIVDNAADGVKYVGHDLRGTERKDRASIYDFCTLPTTSGQTYPISLSFTQKYYAGSVKECGKYFFTRPGYLLTLHFEHFVLMQNETATVEIYDGASTNDRLLFQWQARNYTRPQSVTTTREKMFVRIRADARQEMNGYFRITSGDSVAYDLRVSQSTVEDNGGRGVAIDNIRSKIHVHGSSVSGNGHVAGVHVTSGAGDVNITSSNISFNNGAGVNITYYGGNRNISRSALTANKGYGMATWLNHTTDIDRVEFIPFNQTSVVEYSQIAGNLETGVFHGNFCRPIWVNITGNSFNGSQQNDIFIESCYQATANGQPNMQLQLGHNQFKYSQANAIHLSPALNLQGRIEFNVFRFGSYGCLYVNNDYIYPEFNYFPVKLTIQSNYFMRNSGVHVVSLGLSPYSRAEVQYILFTRNFVRSNNITEAFGPLIAGSEGSDGAGRLNPRSRVAAPVVVGSSNVDIYRNILHNLDSMYEIGSQLTDQSKIINATCNWLGHTDENRIYARLFHRNDRYNLAKINYIPYLLHSSNPGSTAMITVSTVVPRFFHEGSDIIGGEVDGQDMVPAGTYTVTKDINIRPGGKLILQPGTTLRFEPSVGMMVAGKLEARGRRPDDILFTLKRETIIGEHNDTETIDLDSETEAIDMDTEVIPSDGVPRIPVRLVGGSGANEGRLQMYIKGRWGTVCDYGWNVLNAALVCHQLGYSLNPQDWRLLRSQLPNAGTSEDILVANVRCTLQDKDVTKCRAEYEFENTCSHENDVGLRCYEGAWAGVRFSMLAERADLQYVTVEKAGLFDYTTNAFKPAVQMDHARHNLENVRVVNNLQDGLGIIYADIYAGKSVNNIKNSEFSGNQGSGISFKQLDFRISGSIIKENRGSGISHDAVISALDQKEIGGWFNMARDFNAYETDYDPYLLPHEIANIDLGTFEHKYIRTEELLGVSISRKIVVQCPAGYVIGIQLLNPIHNLSTESISILNARTENIRSDLWQVKRDLNVFPVTSSSYGIIIYYESGWEALGGAVLMLSTVTAPVQNIRNRIVSGPVPTLVVRSTKIQKNLRGITGSYYNRYIGDNGENYLRKANESIRLINSELSYNEREAILIRSPFWDVISSNLSEVTIHVNGSLIAQNGHGIRQMSKDLRSSNNLFHYVIQDTTVEQNTHGGFQVALPYVWQYNENFTHSIYFGNSTWQRNRDFHISIHGHYTVFNITSNVFRENNCPNALIALDGMEKRLRFDNNRFEGNNAKFVLLFKADSLSEIIGQVPASIEYNSFKGNRIVSLTADYRHHYLKAVRKLRKQHRLPTAVIRLDGVQNVRLYRNLIAENDMDYNLVAGVRSARLNNYFEARENWWGTKDTAYIESKIFDFDNWNDHADVIYQPFLIEDSYDASVSVVVPFNQDQEIDLYTYRGGRVYKDLTLLKQSSPYYITSDITVMPGKTLTINHGVTMEFEPNVGILVLGTLMAIGYKESPIVMRPFRNATRESMVEAQPRKRALEDMSAALTDFDSIRLCTSANNCTGEADGLFGLNEGFLEYFNHTTLQWVPICDGRFTERNAQVVCRELGFDPLNVYYGHDRRIEFHTNSLTRIWSWVQPLECRGDEERMEDCAERLNGQLYGHRHECKWDDVYVFVSCNSVADDEVYWGGIRFANSKFEEIQYEHRLHNTRSHARLPLRESQLEYLKIEQAGILHNHKAAAIQAIHKNPTISSVSIENSANHGINLIAPSGKLNLNHLNINKTLGTGISIVSLTGEGRDSDESSFSPLKKLDLPYKLFSLVDICDPQKVLDIEERMLIYYKYDNNPVNCVKIFTSAFRAKPIGFRLLQSNLFNHSKLYGRTDFIKLYDGDIYNVTATYLGKIESDTDNQRSFFKTKGPTMSLQLVASGAPETHGFIAEVVTVPISTLGQNRDALHNITDTHISGAMKGAVSYASAGEVTPTLTLIGNRIEKNCRQLYGNFSTCASALNLDVQNMNSMYFMNNLLVENQGGLRIRADSRGSATSLRGFIHHNLFMRNRNRPALYVEGRQSSPYQEVELYRNYFAQNNAGYEDVIRLCQVVSNFSYNYVHSNMGGRIMEVSGFEKVRLQIYQTTAHNGFYRNVATNWMSRATVVAGTAGQQYVDNIFENYENDYELLTVNNSIMSFDYENRTFETWSSRIDARHNYWSYNNTISVQSRIKDKSDDPMLLEVLAVPFQMNNETILDGKCPPGWALVHDTCFIYVGAPMTFHEARDFCRSENSTMPFLRTDKTTLWKYLQSQMRHLKYPEKVWIQDYNHIERCTSFVFGEIEVEDCGRERGFICEMDPRVIIDPLSWRADIFAISIISAFVLAIILLILVAFCWFAKSKHRHVQRLQRRNSIRQSLRSLNSIDPQGSLRRRPNYNMSSNGTLSKSQDYKQMVANGSIDSMDKSVLSSEAGSFEGYEQKPHYNEYVNQNALRPAQAPGSQDHQQSSSPHKVATISKATGHRARAAAAAAAALPPTDAFELSYRNEGFRDNSTYGGGTRANSISTSVAEDTPIIHQTDAEGEEVGSDYYGNASTLPLRTDTGGSSTGGVSRGRRGQPGLAFLSELKQNLPEYQRSSHSSFMPQRSSGESLPFDQKLDQFNYSTESSLYRPAPSVPAAQTPPQQQQLDMRRPDSYYTAVRSSKAPTSHYRTPRPLAQPPAAPTVQARPKTVYQTASEESSPTTPSPLAVTNAYHRSKSEALLETDFDHDDGAGGLQPLQTNGRSHSQPLETAM; this is translated from the exons ATGAAGCTGCAACGATATAAAACGACATTCAAGTGTCACAAATCAGAgaatcaacaaaaacactgCCTGCCGCCCACTGCCCCACAATGGGGCAACATAAggttgctgccactggcggccctgctgctgctgctgctgccattgtccTCGTGCCAAGTGGGTCGCgcccaacagccacagccccaacaGGGGTTGCCCCCTGTGGCAGACATGGATGTGGAACTGCTGCAGGAGAATGATATCGAGTTCGCCAGTCTCGATGGCGCCACACAACTTTTGCCCGCCACACGGCACTCGGCAGACGCCACCatgacgccgccgccgccccagCTGTCGACAACAGCCCCGCTGACATCATCGTACACGGAGCTGCAGGGTGGCGAAATCCTCAGCGAGCGCACTCTCCGGCGCAGCGAGAGCCCATACCTGGCGCGCGACGACCTCGAAGTGATGCGCGGAGCACGCCTGACCATCGAGCCGGGAGTCACCATTGAGTTTGCACCCACCAAGGGCCTCAAAGTTAGGGGAGTTCTACAAGCGGTG GGCACACCCACCGCTAGAATTGTGCTGAAGTCCCAGAGCAACACAGCAAACTATAAAATGGAGCTGCCCGATGATCAGGAGAAGGGCATACGTCTGGTGGATGGACCCACGCCTGTCGAGGGCCGACTGCAGCTGTACCACAAAGGTGCTTGGCGTTCCGTTTGCTCCAATTCCAGAAA TTGGACCCTGGCGGACTATGGTGTTGCCTGCAAGCAGTTGGGCTATCGAGGCGGTCGCTTCTGGAACTGGGTGGAGCGGACACCGGGCTACTATCCGCGACTGCTGTACGAGCAGCCCAAGTGTCGTGGCGGAGAGAACCAGCTGGTGGATTGTGCTTGGACCTCCCGGCAAATGGGCGCTGGAGCCTGCGACTACCACAACGATCTGGGCATTCAGTGCCAGCCCGTGCACGCGGAGCCACTGGGACACTGGCGTGGCATCTACTTTGACAATGCACCGTCCACGAAGGCACTCGGCAGGGACAACACGGTGTACGCCGCACGATCCGAGTCACGACTGAAGTACGTGGACATCATACGAGCGGGAAGTGGCGAAGGTTTCAGTGCAAAGTCCGCCGTGGAGGTGCAGGGTTTGCCGCCTCAAATGGAGCACGTGGTCATCAGTCATTCGGCGTACACGGGATTCAACAGCACCCTGCCGTGGGCTGGCTTCCAGCTGCAGAATGTCACCGTGAGGAAGTGCAATGGCATCGGAGTGTTTGTGAATTCCAGCCAGGGAATGGTGCAGCTCGACGGCTGCTCGATTGTGGACAATGCGGCAGATGGTGTCAAGTATGTGGGGCACGATCTGCGCGGCACGGAGCGCAAGGATCGAGCGAGCATCTACGACTTTTGCACACTGCCCACCACCTCGGGGCAGACGTATCCCATTTCGCTGTCTTTCACACAGAAATACTACGCCGGATCGGTGAAGGAGTGTGGCAAGTACTTCTTCACGCGTCCCGGCTACCTGTTGACGCTCCACTTCGAGCACTTTGTGTTGATGCAGAACGAGACGGCCACCGTGGAGATCTACGATGGAGCCTCCACCAATGATCGGCTGCTGTTTCAGTGGCAGGCGAGGAACTACACGCGACCGCAGAGTGTGACCACCACCAGGGAGAAGATGTTTGTTCGCATTCGCGCGGATGCCAGGCAGGAGATGAATGGATATTTCCGCATCACCTCGGGCGACTCGGTGGCCTACGATCTGCGCGTGTCCCAGTCCACGGTGGAGGATAATGGTGGCCGCGGTGTGGCCATTGACAACATTCGCTCGAAGATCCACGTGCATGGGAGCTCTGTCTCAGGCAACGGCCATGTGGCGGGTGTGCATGTGACGAGTGGTGCGGGGGATGTGAACATAACCAGCTCCAACATAAGCTTCAACAATGGCGCGGGTGTAAACATCACTTATTATGGTGGAAATCGAAACATTTCCCGCTCCGCGCTGACTGCCAACAAGGGCTATGGGATGGCCACGTGGCTCAATCACACCACGGACATCGATCGCGTGGAGTTCATTCCCTTCAATCAGACCAGCGTCGTGGAGTACTCGCAGATTGCCGGCAACCTGGAGACGGGCGTGTTCCACGGCAACTTCTGTCGCCCCATCTGGGTGAACATCACGGGGAACAGCTtcaatggcagccagcagaatgACATCTTCATCGAGTCCTGCTACCAGGCCACAGCCAATGGGCAGCCCaacatgcagctgcagctgggccaCAATCAGTTCAAGTATTCCCAGGCAAACGCCATTCACCTGAGTCCCGCTTTGAATCTGCAAGGCAGAATCGAGTTCAATGTCTTCCGCTTCGGCAGCTACGGATGTCTCTACGTGAACAACGATTACATTTATCCGGAGTTCAACTACTTCCCCGTCAAGCTGACCATTCAAAGCAATTACTTTATGCGGAACAGCGGTGTCCATGTGGTGTCACTCGGTCTGTCCCCCTACAGTCGCGCGGAGGTGCAGTACATTCTCTTCACGCGAAACTTTGTGCGGAGCAACAACATCACCGAGGCCTTTGGCCCGCTGATTGCTGGCAGTGAGGGCTCAGACGGGGCAGGCAGACTCAATCCCCGTTCCAGGGTAGCTGCTCCCGTCGTGGTGGGTTCCAGCAACGTGGACATCTATCGGAATATTCTCCACAACCTGGACTCCATGTACGAGATTGGCTCACAGCTGACGGACCAGAGCAAGATCATCAATGCCACCTGCAACTGGCTGGGCCACACCGACGAGAACCGCATCTATGCGCGACTCTTCCATCGCAACGATCGCTACAATCTGGCCAAGATCAACTACATCCCCTACCTCCTACACAGCTCCAATCCGGGCTCCACTGCCATGATCACGGTGTCCACTGTGGTGCCGCGTTTCTTCCACGAGGGCAGCGACATCATTGGCGGCGAGGTGGATGGCCAGGACATGGTGCCGGCAGGCACCTACACAGTCACCAAGGACATCAACATACGACCCGGCGGCAAGCTCATCCTGCAGCCAGGCACAACGCTGCGGTTCGAGCCAAGTGTGGGGATGATGGTGGCTGGGAAGCTGGAGGCCAGAGGCCGTCGGCCCGATGACATTCTCTTCACCCTCAAGCGGGAGACCATCATTGGGGAGCACAACGACACGGAGACAATCGATTTGGACAGCGAAACGGAGGCCATTGACATGGACACGGAGGTCATACCCTCCGATGGTGTGCCCAGGATCCCCGTGCGCCTGGTGGGCGGTTCGGGCGCCAACGAGGGCCGCCTGCAAATGTACATCAAAGGCCGCTGGGGCACTGTCTGTGACTACGGTTGGAATGTGCTGAATGCCGCTTTGGTGTGCCACCAACTCGGGTACTCGCTGAACCCACAGGACTGGCGTTTGCTACGCTCACAGCTGCCCAATGCTGGCACCTCCGAGGACATCCTCGTGGCCAATGTGCGCTGCACGCTGCAGGACAAAGATGTGACCAAGTGCCGGGCGGAGTACGAGTTCGAGAACACCTGCAGCCACGAGAATGATGTGGGTCTGAGGTGCTACGAGGGCGCCTGGGCGGGTGTACGCTTCAGCATGCTGGCAGAGCGCGCAGATCTCCAGTACGTGACCGTGGAGAAGGCGGGACTCTTCGACTACACCACGAATGCGTTTAAGCCTGCCGTGCAGATGGATCACGCGCGACACAATCTGGAGAACGTGCGAGTGGTGAACAATCTGCAGGATGGACTGGGCATCATCTATGCGGACATTTATGCCGGCAAATCGGTGAACAACATCAAGAACTCAGAGTTCTCCGGGAACCAAGGCAGCGGCATAAGCTTCAAGCAGCTGGATTTCCGCATCTCTGGCTCCATCATCAAGGAGAATCGCGGCAGTGGCATCTCCCACGATGCGGTGATCTCAGCGCTCGACCAGAAGGAGATTGGCGGCTGGTTCAACATGGCCCGGGACTTCAATGCCTACGAAACGGACTACGATCCGTACTTGCTGCCCCACGAGATAGCCAACATCGATCTGGGCACCTTTGAGCACAAGTACATCCGcacggaggagctgctgggcgTGTCCATCAGTCGCAAGATTGTGGTGCAGTGCCCCGCGGGCTATGTCATCGGCATACAGCTCCTCAATCCCATCCACAATCTGTCCACGGAGAGCATCAGCATCCTGAATGCGCGCACGGAGAACATTCGCAGTGATCTGTGGCAGGTGAAGCGCGATCTGAATGTGTTCCCCGTGACGAGCAGCAGCTATGGCATCATCATTTACTACGAGAGCGGCTGGGAGGCCCTCGGGGGAGCTGTTCTCATGCTGAGTACAGTCACCGCACCCGTTCAAAACATACGAAATCGCATTGTCAGCGGCCCTGTGCCCACACTCGTCGTACGCTCCACAAAGATCCAGAAGAATTTGCGTGGCATCACTGGCAGCTACTACAACAGATACATCGGGGATAATGGAGAGAATTATCTGCGCAAGGCCAACGAGTCGATTCGTTTGATCAACTCGGAGCTGAGCTACAACGAGCGGGAGGCGATCCTGATTCGCTCGCCCTTTTGGGATGTCATTTCCAGCAATCTCTCGGAGGTGACCATCCACGTGAATGGTTCGCTGATTGCCCAGAATGGCCATGGCATACGGCAGATGTCCAAGGATCTGCGCTCGTCCAACAATCTCTTCCACTATGTCATCCAGGACACCACAGTCGAGCAGAACACCCACGGGGGCTTCCAGGTGGCACTGCCCTACGTCTGGCAGTACAACGAGAACTTCACGCACTCGATTTACTTTGGCAACAGCACGTGGCAGCGGAATCGCGACTTTCACATCTCCATCCACGGCCACTACACCGTCTTCAACATCACTTCGAATGTCTTCAGGGAGAACAACTGCCCGAATGCCCTCATCGCACTCGATGGCATGGAGAAGCGTCTGCGCTTCGACAACAATCGCTTCGAGGGCAATAATGCCAAGTTTGTGCTGCTCTTTAAAGCGGATTCGCTGAGTGAGATCATTGGGCAGGTGCCCGCCAGCATAGAGTACAACAGCTTCAAGGGAAATCGCATTGTGAGCCTCACAGCGGACTACCGACATCACTACCTGAAGGCGGTGCGGAAGCTGCGAAAGCAGCATCGACTGCCCACGGCAGTCATCCGCTTGGATGGGGTACAGAATGTGCGACTCTATCGGAATTTGATAGCGGAGAACGACATGGACTACAATCTGGTGGCGGGTGTGAGATCCGCTCGATTGAACAACTACTTTGAGGCCAGGGAGAACTGGTGGGGCACCAAGGACACGGCGTACATCGAGTCCAAGATCTTTGACTTTGACAATTGGAACGATCACGCGGATGTCATCTATCAGCCCTTCCTCATCGAGGACAGCTACGATGCGAGTGTGTCAGTGGTGGTTCCCTTCAATCAGGATCAGGAGATCGATTTGTACACCTACCGCGGAGGCAGAGTCTACAAGGATCTGACGCTGCTCAAGCAGAGTTCTCCGTACTACATCACCTCGGACATCACCGTGATGCCGGGCAAAACGTTGACCATCAATCACGGTGTGACCATGGAGTTTGAGCCGAATGTGGGCATCCTCGTGCTGGGCACTCTGATGGCCATTGGCTACAAGGAGTCGCCGATTGTGATGCGTCCCTTCCGCAATGCCACACGCGAGTCCATGGTGGAGGCACAGCCCCGCAAGCGTGCCCTGGAGGACATGAGCGCGGCCCTCACCGACTTTGACTCCATTCGCCTGTGCACCAGTGCCAACAATTGCACGGGCGAGGCGGATGGGCTGTTCGGGTTGAATGAGGGCTTCCTGGAGTACTTCAATCACACGACGCTGCAGTGGGTGCCCATATGCGATGGTCGCTTCACCGAACGCAATGCCCAGGTCGTGTGCCGGGAGCTGGGCTTCGATCCGCTGAACGTCTACTATGGCCACGACAGGCGCATTGAGTTCCACACGAACTCGTTGACTCGCATTTGGTCCTGGGTGCAGCCGCTGGAGTGTCGTGGCGATGAGGAGCGCATGGAGGACTGCGCGGAGCGACTCAATGGCCAGCTCTACGGACATCGCCACGAGTGCAAGTGGGACGATGTCTACGTTTTCGTGAGCTGCAACAGCGTGGCCGATGATGAGGTCTACTGGGGAGGGATACGTTTCGCCAACTCAAAGTTTGAGGAGATCCAGTACGAGCATCGCCTGCACAACACTCGCTCCCATGCAAGACTGCCGCTGAGGGAGAGCCAGCTGGAGTACCTGAAGATCGAGCAGGCGGGCATCCTGCACAACCACAAGGCAGCCGCCATCCAGGCCATCCACAAGAATCCCACCATCAGCTCTGTGAGCATCGAGAACTCGGCCAATCATGGCATCAATCTGATTGCGCCCAGTGGCAAGCTCAATCTCAATCATTTGAACATCAACAAGACCCTCGGCACAGGCATTAGCATTGTGTCGCTCACTGGCGAAGGTCGGGACAGCGATGAGTCCAGCTTTTCGCCCCTGAAGAAACTCGATCTGCCGTACAAACTCTTCTCGCTGGTGGACATCTGTGATCCCCAGAAGGTGCTGGACATTGAGGAGCGAATGCTCATCTACTACAAGTACGACAATAATCCCGTCAACTGTGTGAAGATCTTCACCTCGGCATTCCGTGCCAAACCCATTGGCTTCCGCTTGCTGCAGTCCAATCTCTTCAATCACTCAAAGCTCTATGGCAGAACGGACTTTATCAAGCTATACGACGGGGATATCTACAATGTAACGGCCACATACCTCGGCAAGATCGAATCGGACACGGACAACCAGCGTTCCTTCTTCAAGACCAAAGGCCCCACGATGAGTCTGCAGCTGGTGGCGAGTGGTGCACCCGAGACGCACGGTTTTATCGCCGAAGTGGTGACAGTTCCCATCTCCACTTTGGGACAAA ATCGCGATGCACTGCACAACATTACGGACACACACATCTCGGGCGCCATGAAGGGTGCTGTTAGCTATGCCTCAGCTGGTGAGGTGACCCCGACATTGACCCTCATTGGCAATCGCATTGAGAAGAACTGTCGCCAGTTGTATGGTAACTTTTCCACCTGCGCCTCGGCACTGAATTTGGATGTGCAGAACATGAACTCCATGTACTTTATG AACAATCTCCTTGTGGAGAACCAAGGTGGCCTTCGCATACGCGCTGATTCGAGAGGTTCTGCTACTTCCCTTCGTGGCTTTATACATCACAATCTGTTCATGAGGAATCGCAATCGTCCTGCTCTGTACGTGGAGGGACGTCAGTCATCGCCGTACCAGGAAGTGGAGCTCTATCGCAATTACTTTGCGCAGAACAATGCTGGCTATGAGGATGTCATTCGGCTGTGCCAAGTGGTCTCCAACTTCAGCTACAATTATGTCCACAGCAACATGGGTGGACGCATCATGGAGGTGTCTGGCTTCGAGAAAGTACGCCTGCAGATCTATCAAACCACAGCGCATAATGGGTTCTATAG AAATGTGGCCACCAATTGGATGTCTAGAGCCACAGTTGTGGCTGGCACAGCGGGTCAGCAATACGTGGATAATATCTTCGAAAACTACGAGAATGATTATGAGCTGCTGACTGTCAATAATTCCAT TATGAGTTTTGACTATGAAAACAG GACCTTTGAAACGTGGAGCTCGAGAATCGATGCGCGTCACAACTATTGGAGCTACAACAATACCATTTCGGTGCAGTCGCGCATTAAAGATAAATCGG ATGATCCCATGCTGCTGGAAGTGCTTGCCGTGCCCTTCCAAATGAACAATGAAACCATTTTGGATGGCAAATGTCCACCGGGCTGGGCGCTCGTCCATGACACTTGCTTCATTTATGTTGGGGCACCCATGACCTTCCACGAGGCGCGCGATTTCTGTCGCTCGGAGAACTCCACGATGCCGTTTTTGAGAACAGATAAGACCACGCTCTGGAAGTATCTGCAGAGTCAAATGCGGCATCTAAAGTATCCCGAGAAGGTGTGGATACAGGACTACAATCACATCGAGCGCTGCACGAGCTTTGTGTTTGGGGAGATTGAGGTGGAGGATTGTGGCAGGGAGCGGGGTTTCATCTGCGAAATGGATCCAAGA GTTATCATTGATCCCTTGTCGTGGCGTGCGGACATTTTTGCCATTAGTATTATCTCGGCCTTTGTGCTGGCCATCATTCTGCTAATTCTGGTGGCCTTCTGCTGGTTCGCCAAGTCCAAGCATCGCCATGTGCAGCGTCTGCAGCGGCGGAACAGCATCCGGCAGAGTCTGCGGAGTCTCAACAGCATCGATCCGCAGGGCTCACTGCGCCGGCGACCCAATTAT AACATGTCCAGCAATGGCACGCTGTCCAAGAGCCAGGACTACAAGCAGATGGTGGCCAATGGCTCCATTGATTCCATGGACAAGAGCGTGCTCAGCTCCGAGGCGGGCAGCTTCGAGGGCTACGAGCAGAAGCCACACTACAATGAGTATGTGAATCAGAATGCCCTGCGGCCGGCACAGGCGCCAGGATCACAGGATCACCAGCAGTCGTCCTCCCCCCACAAGGTGGCGACCATTTCCAAGGCCACGGGCCATCgggccagagcagcagctgccgcggcAGCCGCCCTCCCACCCACGGATGCCTTTGAGTTGAGTTACCGGAACGAGGGCTTCCGCGATAACTCCACCTACGGCGGCGGCACCAGAGCCAACTCGATCAGCACCAGCGTGGCCGAGGACACGCCCATTATCCATCAAACGGATGCGGAGGGAGAGGAGGTGGGCTCCGATTACTACGGCAATGCCAGCACCCTGCCCCTGAGAACCGACacgggtggcagcagcacgggCGGCGTGTCACGCGGCAGACGCGGCCAGCCCGGCCTGGCGTTCCTCAGCGAACTGAAGCAGAATCTGCCCGAGTATCAGCGGAGCTCCCACAGCAGCTTCATGCCACAGAGGAGCAGCGGCGAGTCGCTGCCCTTCGATCAAAAGTTGGATCAATTCAACTACTCCACAGAGTCGTCGCTGTACCGCCCGGCGCCATCGGTGCCTGCAGCTCAAAccccgccgcagcagcagcagctggacatgCGACGTCCAGACTCGTACTATACGGCCGTGAGGAGCAGCAAGGCGCCCACATCACACTACCGGACACCACGTCCGTTGGCCCAACCGCCGGCAGCGCCCACTGTGCAGGCGCGACCCAAGACTGTCTATCAGACGGCATCCGAGGAGTCCTCGCCCACGACGCCCTCGCCGCTGGCCGTGACCAATGCCTATCATCGATCCAAGTCGGAGGCGTTGCTGGAGACCGATTTCGATCACGATGATGGCGCCGGGGGACTGCAGCCGCTGCAAACGAACGGTCGGAGTCACAGTCAGCCCCTGGAGACGGCTATGTGA